Part of the Lysobacter enzymogenes genome is shown below.
TGCAGCAGCTCGATCGCAGCGGCGATCCCGAAAACTGGGACGATTCTTTTGCCGAACGATGGCCGCTTCTCGATCCGGACGAGTGCGCGGCAGTGTCGAAGTGGATTCTGTGGCTTTCCGAGCGAAGCGACTTCCCCGATCCATTCGATTCGCTTGGACGGGCTTTGGATCTGCTTGTGATCCTGAGGCGACGAGCGTCGCTCAGAACTTGATGTCGAGATTGAACCCGGCCCGCCCGCTGAAATCGCCGGTAAACGTATCCACCCGCCCGCTGCCGTTCACGCTGAACGAAGTGCCGTCGGCTTTGTACTCAGCGCCGACGACGCCGTTCACGCTGTTGATGCCCTGTTGGTCGACGCCGACGCCGACTCGCGCATAACCGCTCCAATCGACCGACAAGGGCGCGCTGATGCCGGTATTGAAGCTGCCCGCGGTGAAGCCGCTGGGGTTGAACTGGACGCTCAGACTGGCATCGAGCTTGCCGAAGTCCAGTTCTTTCGCGGCAGTGACGGTGGCGCCGAAATTCGGCTCGGCGACGCCGCCGAACGGGCCGGCGAAAGCGCTGATGCCGTAGCTGTCGATGCCGTTGGTGTAGCTCACCGCGCCGGCGAAGGTGACTTGCGCGGGCGCGATGCCCATGCGCGCCTCGATGCTGGCGTTGACGTCGCCGACGTAGTTCAAGCCGAAATTGACCGAAACGTCGCTGAGCGCCGCCTTCGCCACCGCGGCCGGATCGTTCGGAGTGATGTTGAACGTCGGCGACCACGCGTTGTATTCGTCGATCGCCGGCGCGGCGGGCTTTTGCGCGACATCGGCGTAAGTCGTCGGCGTCGGCACGCCGCCGAGGGTGTTGAACGAGGACAGGTTCGGCACCGTGTCGACCGTCATCGCGTTGAGTTGCGACAGCGCGGCGGGCGAAATGCTGAGGTCGACAGGGGCGGTCAGGTTCGGATCGAGCGCGGCGGCGGCGACCGCGTCCGCGGCGGCCTTGTCGGCGGCGGCCTGTTGCGCGGCTGCGGTTTCGGCGGCGCGGCTGGCGGCCTCGGCGGCGCTGCGCGAGGAGTCGGAGCCGGAAACGCCGTTGCTTGCGTCTGCCATGAGAACACCCTCCTTGGGGGAGCGGCCGGCGGGGCCGGTTCGCGGTGAAAGCGTTTTCCAAGCCGACCCTAGCAAGCGGGCGGGGCCGGCGAGTACCTGGGGCGGACCCCAGCCCGGACCGGTGTAGGCTCCAGGGTTAAGCGTCTAAATATTTGAAAATTATGGGCTTTATACGGAATCTCGGCGGCTGCCAAGGCGCTGTCCGGCGACGAGCGGTGCGCTCGGCGGAGGCCGCAAGGCCGTTCCCCCGGCGCCGTCGCCCGGCGCGCGGGCTTGCTAACGCCCGCACATGCTTCGATCCTTCCCGGTCCGCCCGAGCGCCGCATCGTCTTGCGCGCGCGGCGTTTTCCCACCGTCGCCGCGCCGCTTCCGCATGCCCAACGTCCTGATCCTCGGCGCCCGCGCGCCGGCCGCGCTCGAAATCGCCCGCCGTTTCCGGGCGAGCGGTGGCGTTGCGCTGGCCGCCGACAGCGTCTCGTGCCGGCTTACGGGCTGGTCGAACGCGAGCGATGCGAGCCTGCGCATCGCCGGCCCGCGCTTCGACGCGGCGCAGTACGCCGCCGATCTTGCGCGCATCGTCGCCCAGCGCCGCATCGATCTGGTCGTGCCGACCTGCGAGGAAGCGTTCTGGCTCTCGCGCTACCGCGGCGCGCTGCCGGACAGCGTGCGCGTGCTGGTCGACGAGTTCGACAAGCTGCGCGAGCTGCACAGCAAGCTGCGGTTCCTGGAACTGGCGCGCGATTGCGGCGCCGGCGTGCCCGACAGTGCTGCGGTGAAGACGCTCGAACAAGCGCGCGCCTGGGCTGCCGGCCGGCCGCTGGTACTCAAGCCCGAATACTCGCGTTTCGGCGTACACGTGCGGCTGTATCCGCACGGCATGCCGGCCGATGCGCCGCCGCTGCCGCTGGCTCAAACCTGGGTCGCGCAGCGCTTCCACGCCGGCACCGAGCTGTGCTCGTACAGCGTCGCCGACCGCGGCCGCCTGCTCGCGCATTCGGTGTACCGCCCGGCGTACCGGCTCAACCGCAGTTCGAGTTTCTATTTCGAACCCGCGCCGAACACGGCGATCCGCGCCTTCGTCGAGCGCTTCGTCGGCAAGATCGCCTACACCGGGCAGATTTCGTTCGACTGGATCGTCGCCGGCGACGGCAACGCGACGGTGCTGGAATGCAATCCGCGCGCAACCAGCGGCGTGCATCTGTTCGGCGAGCGCGACGCCTTGCCGGCGGCGCTGCTCGGCGAAGACATCGCCTGCGTCGAAGCGCGGCCCGCGCGGCCGCGCATGCTCGCGCCGGTGATGCTCGGCGCGGGCCTCGCGCAAGCGCTGGCGCAGGGCCGCGCGCGCGCGTGGCTGCGCGACTGGCGCCGCGCCGACGACGTGCTGGCCGTGCCCGGCGACCGCGCGCCGCCGCTCGGCGCGTTGGTCGATCTGGGCGCGTACGCGTGGTCCGCGCTGCGCCGCGGCGGCAGCCTGCGCGAGGCGGCGACGCGCGATATCGAGTGGGACGGCGAGGAGTTGCCGGACCTGTGACCGCGCCGGCGCGCAACGACGACGAGTTCGCGCGCCACGTGGAGGCGTTCGCGCACATCCACGTCGGCGCCGATTCGCGCGCGCTGGTCGCCAACCTCGCGACCCGGGCGGAACTCGTCGGCGACGGCGAACGCCGCTATCCGGCCAGCGTCGACGACGGCGACATCGACGGCAACGCCTGGGTCTGTTCGCCGCGCACCACCTACGGCGATTACGCGACCGAGGAAGCCGTGCGCTACGCGCCGGCCGCCGCGACGCCGCTGCTGCGCGCGGCCGGGCGCGGGCTCGACGGCTGGCTGCGCCGCGCCGGCATCGACCGCGCGGTGGCGATCAACAATTGGTGGCTCTCGACCAATGTCTATCCGCAATGGCGCGCAGGCGAGGCGGCGCGATTGCTGGGCGAAGCCCTGCAGCGCTGGCCGACCCACGCGGTGTGGCTGCGTTCGCTCAACCGCGACCAGCACGCGGCGTGGCTCGCCGAATGCGAGGCGCTCGGGTTCGCGCTGATCCCGAGCCGGCAGGTGTATCTGTTCCGCGATGTCGCCGGGTCGGCGCAGCGCCGGCACAACCTGCGCATGGATCTGAAGCTGGCGGCGAAGCGGCCCGGGCGCGCGCACGACGGCGATATCGACGAGGCCGACTACGCGCGCATCGCCTGGCTGTACGAACGCTTGTACATGGACAAGTATTCGGGCTTCAACCCGCGCTACGGCGAGCGCTTCCTGCGCGAATGGCACCGCGCCGGCCTGCTGCGCTTCGACGGCTTCCGCGACGAGTCCGGGCAGTTGCTCTGCATCGCCGGGGTGTTCGGCTTCGGCGGCACCGCGACCACGCCGATCGTCGGTTACGACACCGGCCTGCCGCAGCGCCTCGGGCTCTACCGCTTGCTGACCGCGACCACGTTCGAACGCGCCATCGCAACCGGCGACACGGTCAACTTCAGCGCCGGCGCGGCCGAGTTCAAGCGTTTGCGCGGAGGCGAAGCCAGCATCGAATACAGCGCGGTCTACGTGCGCCACATGCCGGCACGAACGCGCCGCGCGGTGGCGGCGCTGTCGGCGCTGACGCGCCGGGTCGGGGTGCCGATCATGCGAAGATTCGGGCTATGAAGCCCAAGCATCGAGCCGCCGCCGCCGGAGCGCCGCGCGCATGAGCGACTGGCATCCCTCGCATGCCTCGCGCTGGTTCGCGGCGTTGTGCAGCGATCGCCTGCGCGGCGCGCCGGTCGCGGTGAGCCTGCTCGGCCGGCCGTACGCGCTGGCGCGCGATGCCGCCGGCCGTGCGTTCGCATTGGAAGACCGCTGCCCGCACCGCCACGCGCCGTTGTCGCACGGCGTTTGCGGCGCGAGCGGATTGGTCTGTCCGTACCACGGCTGGCGCTTCGACGCGTCCGGCCGCCTGTGCGAGATCCCCGGCCTGCCGGCCGACGCCGCGCTGCCGCAGGTGCGCGTGCGTGCCGCGGCGGTGCGCGAGCACGACGGCTTGATCTGGCTGCGCGCCGACGGCCGCGACGAGGGCGAACTGCCGGCGATGGCGCTGCGCAATCCGCCCGGTTCGCGCCGCTTTCTGTGGCAGACGCAGTGGCGCGCGCACGTGGTCGATGCGATCGAGAATTTCCTCGATCCCTTGCACACCCATTCGATCCATCCGGGACTGGTGCGCCGCGGCGGCGCGCGGCAGCCCGCGACGGCGCGATTCGTGCCGTCGCAACAAGGCTTCTGCGTCGACTATCTCGGCCAGCCCCAACAGTCGGGCTTGCTGTACCGCCTGTTCGAATCGCCGCGCGAAAGCGAGCGGGCGCTGTTCGACGCGCCGGGCAGCGCGCAGATCGAATACCGCTACGCCAACGGTGGCGTCGTGCGCATCAGCCTGCATTTCGCCCCGCACGATGCGGCGACCACCTCGGTGTTCGCCAGCCTGCACGTGGAAAACCGCTGGGCGCCGGCGTGGCTGGTGCGCGCGTTGGTGTGGCCGTTCTTGAAACGGGTCAACGACCAGGACGCGCGCATGCTGGCGCTGCAATCCGACAATCTGCGCCGTTTCGGCGCGGTGCGCGGCGCTTCCACGTCGCTGGACCTGGTACGGCCGTGGGTCCAAGCGTTCTGGACCCACGGCGCGCCGCCGGCGGACGCGCAGGCC
Proteins encoded:
- a CDS encoding ATP-grasp domain-containing protein, with the translated sequence MPNVLILGARAPAALEIARRFRASGGVALAADSVSCRLTGWSNASDASLRIAGPRFDAAQYAADLARIVAQRRIDLVVPTCEEAFWLSRYRGALPDSVRVLVDEFDKLRELHSKLRFLELARDCGAGVPDSAAVKTLEQARAWAAGRPLVLKPEYSRFGVHVRLYPHGMPADAPPLPLAQTWVAQRFHAGTELCSYSVADRGRLLAHSVYRPAYRLNRSSSFYFEPAPNTAIRAFVERFVGKIAYTGQISFDWIVAGDGNATVLECNPRATSGVHLFGERDALPAALLGEDIACVEARPARPRMLAPVMLGAGLAQALAQGRARAWLRDWRRADDVLAVPGDRAPPLGALVDLGAYAWSALRRGGSLREAATRDIEWDGEELPDL
- a CDS encoding GNAT family N-acetyltransferase; amino-acid sequence: MTAPARNDDEFARHVEAFAHIHVGADSRALVANLATRAELVGDGERRYPASVDDGDIDGNAWVCSPRTTYGDYATEEAVRYAPAAATPLLRAAGRGLDGWLRRAGIDRAVAINNWWLSTNVYPQWRAGEAARLLGEALQRWPTHAVWLRSLNRDQHAAWLAECEALGFALIPSRQVYLFRDVAGSAQRRHNLRMDLKLAAKRPGRAHDGDIDEADYARIAWLYERLYMDKYSGFNPRYGERFLREWHRAGLLRFDGFRDESGQLLCIAGVFGFGGTATTPIVGYDTGLPQRLGLYRLLTATTFERAIATGDTVNFSAGAAEFKRLRGGEASIEYSAVYVRHMPARTRRAVAALSALTRRVGVPIMRRFGL
- a CDS encoding aromatic ring-hydroxylating oxygenase subunit alpha; this translates as MSDWHPSHASRWFAALCSDRLRGAPVAVSLLGRPYALARDAAGRAFALEDRCPHRHAPLSHGVCGASGLVCPYHGWRFDASGRLCEIPGLPADAALPQVRVRAAAVREHDGLIWLRADGRDEGELPAMALRNPPGSRRFLWQTQWRAHVVDAIENFLDPLHTHSIHPGLVRRGGARQPATARFVPSQQGFCVDYLGQPQQSGLLYRLFESPRESERALFDAPGSAQIEYRYANGGVVRISLHFAPHDAATTSVFASLHVENRWAPAWLVRALVWPFLKRVNDQDARMLALQSDNLRRFGAVRGASTSLDLVRPWVQAFWTHGAPPADAQAKDVALML